One genomic segment of Heliomicrobium undosum includes these proteins:
- a CDS encoding ATP-binding protein encodes LSIVPTDVVHLVVAVIARVVFEALQRYRRKNGEQLPTVMVLEEAHTFVSKYIQGDYFSPSQMCCHTFERIAREGRKFGLGLLLSSQRPSELSPTVLSQCNTFLLHRIVNNKDQELVRSLVPDNLGALLKELPVLPTRKAILLGLAAPIPILLEMKELTEDQRPKSDDPQFWDVWTGKVPREVNWKEIADEWQGKENDEDIDVGNGDTATEV; translated from the coding sequence TTATCAATTGTACCTACAGATGTAGTGCATTTGGTTGTCGCTGTTATTGCTCGTGTTGTTTTTGAGGCGCTGCAAAGGTACCGAAGAAAAAATGGAGAGCAACTTCCCACAGTAATGGTGTTAGAAGAAGCGCATACTTTCGTAAGCAAATATATTCAAGGAGACTATTTTTCTCCGTCACAAATGTGTTGTCACACCTTTGAACGAATCGCCAGAGAAGGTCGGAAGTTTGGGCTCGGTTTACTATTATCCTCACAGCGGCCTTCGGAATTGTCTCCCACAGTGCTATCGCAATGCAACACCTTTTTACTGCATAGAATTGTAAATAACAAGGACCAAGAACTTGTGCGCAGTTTGGTTCCAGACAATCTGGGCGCGTTATTAAAAGAACTTCCTGTTTTACCGACAAGAAAAGCGATTTTACTTGGGCTGGCAGCACCAATCCCAATACTGTTGGAGATGAAAGAATTAACCGAGGACCAACGACCGAAGTCTGATGATCCTCAGTTTTGGGACGTATGGACAGGTAAGGTTCCACGTGAGGTGAATTGGAAAGAAATCGCTGATGAGTGGCAAGGTAAAGAGAATGACGAAGATATCGATGTTGGAAACGGTGATACTGCAACAGAGGTTTAA